CCCTGGGCGGTCGCGGCGGCGTAGACGAACCCGCTGCACACCGCGGACACGTCGAACGCGGGGATGTGACCCAGTCCGAGCTCGGCCGCGACGTCGGGCGCGGTCGCCGGGCAGAGGCGGTCGGGTGTCATGGTCGCGAGCACCAGCGCGTCGACGTCGGTGCGCCCATCGTTGGTTGCCTTGAGGGCCTCACGCCCGGCCTCGACGGCCAGGTGCAGCGAGGTCTGGCCCTCGGCGGCGACCCGGCGCTCGCGGATCCCGGTCCGGCTGGCGATCCACTCGTCGGAGGTGTCCATCACCTTGGAGAGGTCGTCGTTGGTGACGATGCGCTCCGGCAGGTAGCCACCGACACCGACGAGGACCATGGCCGGCGGCCGGGCCGAGGTGGGATTGCTCACGGTTGCGTTCCTAGCGTTGGCAGTGCAGCTGTCCGGGGACGAGCGGCTGTGTCACGGCACGGTACCCATTCGAGCACTGCACCACTCGTGACCGAACGGTGTCCGGACGGGCGACTCAGCGAGCCGGTGTCGCCGCCGTTGCCCCGACCGCGACGTGGCAGGAACGGCACACCGGCTCGTAGCGCACGCGATCGCCCGTCACGTCGCCGACGAGGACCTGATCGCCGTCGGTCACCATCACACCGTCGACCAGTCGGGCGTTCAGCGTTGCGATCTCACCACAGGCACACAGCGGACCGGTCGGCAAGGTGACCAGACGGTCGGCGAGCTCCACCAATCGTGCGGAGGAGGGGAACAGCCGGGTCCGGAAGTCGGTGAGCAGCCCGAAGGCCTCGACGGTCACGTCCAACTCATCAGCGATGCGCGCCAACTGCTCGATCTGTTCGGGCGCGAAGAAGTGCGCCTCGTCGGCGACGACGTGCTTGACGCCGTCCTCCCGCACGGCCGCGGAGATCATCTCCCACAGGTCGGTGTCGCCATCGATCACCTCGGCTGGTGCGGAGACGCCGAGCCGCGAGGCGACCATGCCCTGCTCACGGGGTTGCATGACGATGAGCATGCCGGTCATGCCCCGGGCGCCGACGTGGTGGTGTCGCACCAGGGCTGCGAGGCTCTTGCCGCCGCCCATGGGCGCGTGGGAGAAGGTCAGGTGTGCCACGCATCAGAGTCTTGCATCCGGTGACCGTCGCAGCGGGGAGGTGACACGGCCGATCAGGCGGGCTCACCCAGCACGTCGCGGATGAAGTCCGGGATCGAACGCTTGCCGGTGCCGTCCGTGGCGATCACGACGTAGGTGGTGCTGGCCGTCACGTACGACTCCTCCCCCACCCGGGCGTCGAAGTCCAGCACGAAGCTGGTGGTCCCCAGCCGGGCTGTGGTCACCTGGATCCGAAGGTCGTCGCCCCATCGGACCCCGCGCCGCCACGTGGTCTCGTTGTGGACCAGCTGCACGTCGTAGCCGCGGTCCATCATCGCCTGGTACGGCAGCCCGCCGGCGCCCAGGAACGCGGTGAAGGCATCGTCGAAGTAGGCGAGGTACCAGGAGTTGAACACCACGCCCTGCTGGTCCACCTCCATGTATCTGACGGTGACCGGGTGGGTGAAGACGTCGCTGGACATGCCCGTAGGATGCCAAAGTCATGGCGACCCCTACCGCTGACATGACCGCCGCGCTCTCAGCCGCCCTGACCGCGGGTGCGGCTCAGGCCAGGGCCGACCTCGAGGAGCTGTGCCGGATCCCGGGCATCGCCTTCGATGGCTTCGACCCGTCACAGCTGCAGCGGTCGGCGGAGGCGACGGCGGCGCTGCTCGAACGGTCTGGCCTGCAGGGCGTCCGCATCCTGACGGACGGCGGTGCCGCCCCCGCGGTGTACGGCGAGCACGCCGCTGCCGGCCCGGGACAGCCGACGGTGCTGCTGTACGCCCACCACGACGTGCAGCCGACGGGTGAGGTGGACGCCTGGACCTCGCCCCCCTTCGAGCCGACCGAGCGGGACGGCCGGCTCTACGGCCGTGGCTGCGCCGACGACAAGGCCGGGGTGGTGGCGCACGCCAGCGCCGTGGCTGCCTGGATCGAGGCGGCTGGTGCTCCGCCGGTCAACGTCAAGGTCATCATCGAGGGCGAGGAGGAGATCGGCTCACCACACCTCGACGCCTTCTTGGAGGCCACCGGCGATCTGCTGACCGCCGACGCGGCGGTCATCGCCGACCTGGTCAACTGGCAGGTCGGGGTGCCCTCGCTGACCACCGTCCTGCGCGGCATGGTCGACGTCCACGTCACCGTCGAGGTCCTCGACCACGCCGTCCACAGCGGGATGTACGGCGGCCCGGTCCCAGATCCGCTCACGGCGCTCGCGAAGCTGGTCGCCTCCCTGACCGATGAGCACGGCGTCGCCACGGTGCCGGGCTTGCGCGCCGGACTGCGGGGCCCCTCCCCCTCCGAGCAGGCATCCCTCGATGCGTTGGACTTCCAGGTTGATCGCTTCCGCGCCGAAGCTGGCCTCCGCGACGGCGTGCCCTTCGGCGGGGATCCCGACCTCCCGGTGCTCCAGCGGATCTGGATGGAGCCGTTCCTCAGCGTCCTCGGGATCGATGCGCCGCCGACGCAGCAGGCCACCAACGCGATCCAGCCACACGCGTCAGCGAAGCTGGGCCTGCGCGTCGGCCCCGGTCAGGATGCCGCGGCGATTCGCGATGTCTTGGTCGACCACCTGAACGCCCAGACGCCGCTGGGTGCTCGTGTCGAGGCGCGGCCGGGGGCCGCCGGAGACCCCTTCGAGACCAACACCGACACCCGCGCCGCCCAGGCCATGCTGTCGGCGCTGGAGGAGGGGTACGACACCGCGCCGGTGCTGATGGGCTGTGGTGGCTCCATCCCCCTCCTCGGTCCTCTCCAGGCGGCCAACCCCGACGCGGCCATGCTGCTGGTGGGCGTGGAGGATCCCGACTCCCGGGCCCACGGGATCGATGAGTCCCTCCACCTCGCCGACTGGGAGTCAGCCCGCGCCTCGATCGCCCTGCTCCTGGGCAAGCTGGCGACGTGAGCCAGCAGTCGGAGTACGACGCCGCCTACTTCACCCTCCTTCGGGCCAGGGAGGATCTGGACCACCTGACCCGGTACACCGAGTTCCTCGAGACCGAACTCGCGCGGCTGGCGACCTTCGCCGCCACGATCGACACCGGGGCCGAGGACATACCCCGGAAGTTCCGCAAGTTGGTGGACTCGACCGACAAGGTCGTCATCGAGGCCATCGGGCGGCGCCGTGCGATCGTGCTCTCCGAGCGGGACAAGATGCCCGATCGAATCGCCGCGCAGGAGGCGTTCGTCGCCGAGTGTGAGGCGGAGGCCGACGCGCTGCGACCCTGACGCTCCAGGGCGGGACGCCTGACGCAGCGCTACTCCTGCGAGGGGACGACGTCCTCGAAGCGCAGGACCAGGTCGTTGGGCTGGACCGTGAGGGACACCTCATCCTTCGGCGCCCACAACGGGATGCAGTCGCCCTGCCCGGCGTGGCCGCACAGGCACACGACCAGGCCACCCTCCGGGGTCATGCCGATCAACT
The sequence above is a segment of the Euzebya tangerina genome. Coding sequences within it:
- a CDS encoding thymidine kinase — protein: MAHLTFSHAPMGGGKSLAALVRHHHVGARGMTGMLIVMQPREQGMVASRLGVSAPAEVIDGDTDLWEMISAAVREDGVKHVVADEAHFFAPEQIEQLARIADELDVTVEAFGLLTDFRTRLFPSSARLVELADRLVTLPTGPLCACGEIATLNARLVDGVMVTDGDQVLVGDVTGDRVRYEPVCRSCHVAVGATAATPAR
- a CDS encoding M20/M25/M40 family metallo-hydrolase; its protein translation is MATPTADMTAALSAALTAGAAQARADLEELCRIPGIAFDGFDPSQLQRSAEATAALLERSGLQGVRILTDGGAAPAVYGEHAAAGPGQPTVLLYAHHDVQPTGEVDAWTSPPFEPTERDGRLYGRGCADDKAGVVAHASAVAAWIEAAGAPPVNVKVIIEGEEEIGSPHLDAFLEATGDLLTADAAVIADLVNWQVGVPSLTTVLRGMVDVHVTVEVLDHAVHSGMYGGPVPDPLTALAKLVASLTDEHGVATVPGLRAGLRGPSPSEQASLDALDFQVDRFRAEAGLRDGVPFGGDPDLPVLQRIWMEPFLSVLGIDAPPTQQATNAIQPHASAKLGLRVGPGQDAAAIRDVLVDHLNAQTPLGARVEARPGAAGDPFETNTDTRAAQAMLSALEEGYDTAPVLMGCGGSIPLLGPLQAANPDAAMLLVGVEDPDSRAHGIDESLHLADWESARASIALLLGKLAT
- a CDS encoding acyl-CoA thioesterase; amino-acid sequence: MSSDVFTHPVTVRYMEVDQQGVVFNSWYLAYFDDAFTAFLGAGGLPYQAMMDRGYDVQLVHNETTWRRGVRWGDDLRIQVTTARLGTTSFVLDFDARVGEESYVTASTTYVVIATDGTGKRSIPDFIRDVLGEPA